Proteins co-encoded in one Hydrogenobacter sp. genomic window:
- the atpB gene encoding F0F1 ATP synthase subunit A yields the protein MEGVNLEHVYLGVLAMAIALTLIFLAGKPSLRPTKFQALWEGYIRFVRNMLLENAGEGGLRYTPLIASIGLFVFFSNLLGMVPGLEAPTANVNTNLALALCVFILYNLEGFRIHGIGYLRHFMGPNPYLAPFFFLIEIISHLARPITLTLRLFANMKGGALLLLVLVSLVIKNPFTMAVSPVILLFIIAIKFLAIFIQSYIFMILSVVYLSGAVSHEEH from the coding sequence ATGGAAGGTGTGAATTTGGAACACGTTTACTTAGGTGTGCTGGCTATGGCTATAGCTTTAACGCTAATTTTCCTCGCTGGTAAACCTTCCTTAAGACCTACCAAATTCCAGGCTTTGTGGGAAGGGTATATTAGATTCGTTCGTAACATGCTTCTTGAGAATGCAGGTGAAGGAGGTCTTAGATACACTCCACTTATAGCTTCTATAGGTCTTTTTGTATTTTTTTCCAATCTTCTTGGTATGGTGCCGGGACTTGAAGCTCCTACGGCTAACGTTAATACGAACCTTGCCCTGGCTTTATGCGTTTTTATACTGTATAACCTTGAAGGATTCAGGATACACGGTATAGGCTATCTGAGGCACTTTATGGGACCAAACCCATACCTCGCCCCCTTTTTCTTCCTCATAGAGATAATTTCTCACCTTGCAAGACCTATAACCCTTACCCTCAGGTTATTTGCCAATATGAAAGGTGGAGCTTTACTGCTTTTGGTGCTTGTGAGTCTGGTAATAAAAAATCCATTTACTATGGCTGTCTCCCCTGTGATACTCCTTTTTATCATAGCTATAAAATTTTTAGCAATTTTTATACAATCGTATATATTTATGATACTTTCCGTTGTGTACCTTTCAGGTGCAGTATCCCATGAGGAGCACTGA